One window of the Rufibacter radiotolerans genome contains the following:
- a CDS encoding DUF3109 family protein — protein MIVLQNTVLSDDLKDKFFVCNLEKCKGACCVEGDLGAPLDLEELPILKEVYAHVKPYMSAEGVQAIDEQGLYVEEFNGDYSTPTIGNRECAFAIYDENLTLKCAIEQAYLDGKISWKKPISCHLYPIRITKYDGFEALNYDRWEICNAACAFGMELGVPVYKFLREPLVRKYGEEWFQELEEIVATENAPKTLA, from the coding sequence ATGATTGTACTTCAAAATACCGTTTTATCTGACGACCTCAAAGACAAGTTCTTTGTCTGCAACCTGGAGAAATGTAAAGGCGCCTGCTGCGTAGAAGGCGACCTTGGCGCTCCCCTGGACCTGGAGGAACTCCCTATCCTGAAGGAGGTGTACGCGCACGTAAAGCCGTATATGTCTGCGGAAGGCGTGCAGGCCATTGATGAGCAAGGGCTCTACGTAGAGGAATTCAACGGCGACTACAGCACGCCCACTATTGGCAACCGCGAGTGCGCCTTCGCCATTTATGACGAGAACCTCACCCTCAAGTGTGCCATTGAACAGGCCTACCTGGACGGAAAGATCTCTTGGAAGAAACCCATTTCCTGCCACCTGTACCCCATCAGAATCACCAAGTATGACGGCTTTGAGGCCCTTAACTATGACCGCTGGGAAATCTGCAACGCCGCCTGCGCCTTCGGGATGGAGTTGGGCGTGCCGGTGTACAAGTTCCTGCGCGAACCCTTGGTCCGGAAGTACGGCGAGGAGTGGTTCCAGGAACTGGAAGAGATAGTGGCCACGGAGAATGCTCCCAAGACATTAGCCTAA
- a CDS encoding STAS/SEC14 domain-containing protein: MVYFRNDTITIKYDEENQLVRTQWHGFAGSEEYREILTMYLQLVREKPVTRWIGDNTKAKAIRPADQEWTTKVWAPMFSQEGNVKKLAVIVSKDIFNKMAVENMVMKAEGVIGFDTHYFNDEEEALAWVMEQVLEA; encoded by the coding sequence ATGGTATATTTTCGTAATGACACCATCACCATCAAATATGATGAGGAGAACCAATTGGTAAGAACCCAGTGGCATGGCTTTGCCGGCAGTGAGGAGTACCGTGAAATCCTTACCATGTACCTGCAACTGGTGCGGGAAAAGCCCGTGACCCGCTGGATAGGCGATAATACCAAGGCCAAGGCCATCAGGCCCGCCGATCAGGAATGGACCACCAAGGTCTGGGCCCCCATGTTCTCACAGGAGGGCAACGTGAAGAAACTGGCCGTGATCGTGTCAAAAGATATCTTCAATAAAATGGCCGTGGAGAACATGGTCATGAAAGCAGAAGGCGTGATTGGTTTTGATACCCACTATTTCAATGACGAGGAAGAGGCTCTTGCCTGGGTGATGGAACAAGTGCTGGAGGCCTAA